In one Nocardia tengchongensis genomic region, the following are encoded:
- a CDS encoding nuclear transport factor 2 family protein: MDAIEAIRRLKYRYLRALDLKDWALFADTLTEDVTADYGDRLSFTNRTDLVAQMSESLPASIITVHQCHHPEIDIDGDTATGIWYLSDTVVFTETRQILTGAAFYEDRYRRGTDGEWRISRTGYTRTYEAMQSLDDTPTWQLLAHR, encoded by the coding sequence ATGGACGCCATCGAAGCCATCCGCCGACTCAAGTACCGATACCTGCGCGCACTCGACCTCAAGGACTGGGCACTGTTCGCCGACACCCTCACCGAGGACGTCACCGCCGACTACGGCGACCGGCTCTCGTTCACCAACCGCACCGACCTGGTCGCCCAGATGAGCGAAAGCCTGCCCGCATCGATCATCACCGTCCACCAATGCCATCACCCCGAGATCGACATCGACGGCGACACCGCGACCGGCATCTGGTACCTGTCCGACACCGTCGTCTTCACCGAAACCCGCCAGATCCTCACCGGCGCAGCCTTCTACGAGGACCGTTACCGCCGCGGCACCGACGGGGAGTGGCGCATCAGCCGCACCGGATACACCCGCACCTACGAAGCGATGCAATCACTCGACGACACACCGACCTGGCAGCTGCTCGCACACCGCTGA
- a CDS encoding Fur family transcriptional regulator — MPTPTDFERMLRGAALRVTAPRLAVLTAVHEHPHSDTDSILGFVRETLGGVSHQAVYDVLKALTSAGLIRRIQPMGSVALYETRVGDNHHHVVCRTCGVIADVDCAVGDAPCLTASDTNGFALDEAEVIYWGLCPDCSKTAATQNK, encoded by the coding sequence GTGCCCACGCCTACCGATTTCGAGCGCATGTTGCGCGGGGCCGCTCTGCGTGTGACCGCACCGCGGCTCGCGGTACTGACCGCGGTGCACGAGCATCCCCACTCCGACACCGACTCGATCCTCGGATTCGTCCGCGAAACCCTGGGTGGGGTGTCACATCAGGCCGTGTACGACGTTCTCAAAGCTTTGACCAGCGCGGGGCTGATCCGCCGCATCCAGCCGATGGGATCGGTCGCCCTCTACGAGACCCGCGTCGGCGACAACCACCACCACGTCGTGTGCCGCACCTGCGGCGTCATCGCCGACGTCGACTGCGCGGTCGGCGACGCACCCTGCCTCACCGCCTCCGACACCAACGGCTTCGCGCTCGACGAAGCCGAGGTCATCTACTGGGGCCTGTGCCCCGACTGCTCGAAAACCGCTGCCACACAAAACAAGTAG
- a CDS encoding phosphoribosyltransferase — protein sequence MSDREELSWELFGVAGRELAQTIADDGFEPDLILSIARGGLFVAGALGYALDVKNLHVMNVEFYTGIDQRLDLPVMLPPVPSAVDLTGATVLVADDVADTGKTLKLVRDFCSDHVAEVRCAVIYQKPHSEVDCEYVWKRTNKWINFPWSVQPPVIERKPRVLDA from the coding sequence ATGAGTGATCGCGAAGAACTGAGCTGGGAACTGTTCGGAGTCGCCGGCCGGGAACTGGCCCAAACCATCGCAGACGACGGCTTCGAACCCGACCTGATCCTCTCCATCGCCCGCGGCGGACTCTTCGTCGCCGGCGCCCTCGGCTACGCCCTCGACGTCAAGAACCTCCACGTCATGAACGTCGAGTTCTACACCGGCATCGACCAGCGCCTCGACCTGCCCGTCATGCTGCCCCCCGTTCCCAGCGCCGTCGACCTCACCGGCGCCACCGTCCTGGTCGCCGACGACGTCGCCGACACCGGCAAAACCCTCAAACTGGTACGCGACTTCTGCTCCGACCACGTCGCCGAAGTCCGCTGCGCGGTCATCTACCAGAAACCGCACTCCGAAGTGGACTGCGAATACGTGTGGAAACGCACCAACAAATGGATCAACTTCCCCTGGTCGGTACAGCCGCCGGTGATCGAACGCAAACCCCGCGTCCTCGACGCCTGA
- a CDS encoding SPFH domain-containing protein yields the protein MAAKSNSYLDQVVAQQAELEEDLRPSFMRSDSGSAPAAPSASRQRSALAKRAGRSGPVREHAPQGPVEVRTSGWWRWQTVLVPPNAFVVHTRRGAPEPLHIGLGVSFRFDPTTDSFLVVPGAIQTILINAYCICSELQGVLVQGYVQWIIDDFATAYRKLDFSDPEDPMRLVNVQLREQAEAAIKDKVSTMAVRDVLSDKQTHHRGAHRATAHRRRGRRRRWCARAGSVDRDRADQGGGRLLEHVVGEPAEALPQRTEPGRAPGRTRRPGSGVHREAAAGRAAEQRRIEDERELAELRARNDAARFDRETAERLRRTAAEHDVDREVADLAQQTALHALRLERDQHAEQLENARLQGELARLRQEAELALAQAKTRAAHEASLLALDRERVGIDNANSRSAATVQAQLIETLPAIVDNLPAPTELRSVQIGGDTLGLAGLVAQLSEIMTAIRATGPS from the coding sequence ATGGCGGCGAAGAGCAACAGTTATCTGGATCAGGTCGTGGCCCAGCAGGCCGAACTCGAAGAGGATCTGCGGCCCTCGTTCATGCGGTCGGATTCCGGGTCCGCCCCGGCGGCCCCGAGCGCCTCGAGACAGCGCAGCGCACTGGCCAAACGGGCCGGACGGTCGGGTCCGGTGCGCGAGCACGCCCCTCAGGGCCCGGTGGAGGTCCGCACGAGCGGCTGGTGGCGGTGGCAGACGGTACTGGTGCCGCCCAACGCGTTTGTCGTGCACACCCGCCGCGGCGCGCCCGAACCCCTGCACATCGGGCTGGGCGTCTCCTTCCGCTTCGACCCGACCACCGACTCGTTCCTGGTGGTGCCCGGCGCGATCCAGACCATCCTGATCAACGCCTACTGCATCTGCAGTGAACTGCAAGGCGTCCTGGTGCAGGGGTACGTGCAGTGGATCATCGACGATTTCGCCACCGCCTACCGCAAACTCGACTTCTCCGACCCCGAGGACCCGATGCGGCTGGTCAACGTGCAGCTGCGCGAGCAGGCCGAGGCCGCGATCAAGGACAAGGTGTCCACGATGGCGGTCCGCGACGTGCTGTCGGACAAACAAACCCATCATCGAGGAGCTCACCGCGCGACTGCGCACCGTCGCCGAGGGCGCCGGCGACGGTGGTGCGCGCGGGCTGGGTCTGTCGATCGTGACCGTGCAGATCAAGGAGGCGGTCGTCTCCTCGAACACGTTGTGGGAGAACCTGCAGAAGCCCTACCGCAGCGAACAGAACCGGGTCGCGCGCCTGGCCGAACTCGACGCCCAGGAAGCGGTGTCCACCGCGAGGCCGCCGCCGGGCGCGCCGCCGAACAGCGCCGCATCGAGGACGAGCGGGAACTGGCCGAACTGCGGGCCCGCAACGACGCCGCCCGCTTCGACCGGGAGACCGCCGAACGGTTGCGGCGCACCGCGGCCGAGCACGACGTCGACCGTGAGGTCGCCGACCTCGCCCAGCAGACCGCCTTGCACGCGCTGCGTCTGGAACGCGACCAGCACGCCGAGCAACTCGAGAACGCGCGCCTGCAGGGCGAGCTGGCCCGGCTGCGTCAGGAAGCGGAACTGGCGTTGGCGCAGGCAAAGACGCGTGCCGCGCACGAGGCGTCGCTGCTGGCGTTGGATCGTGAACGGGTCGGCATCGACAACGCCAACAGTCGCAGCGCGGCCACGGTGCAGGCGCAACTGATCGAGACACTGCCCGCGATCGTGGACAACCTGCCCGCACCCACCGAGTTGCGGTCGGTGCAGATCGGCGGCGACACCCTGGGCCTGGCCGGATTGGTCGCGCAGCTGTCGGAGATCATGACCGCCATCCGCGCCACCGGTCCATCCTGA
- a CDS encoding alpha/beta fold hydrolase, giving the protein MDVTYENTRREITTDKGVLRYHEAGDGPPLLLLHGSGIGVNGWRNFRANLGFYADHFHCYVLEFPGFGVSDPVPGHPVLTAVDSVVRFMDALGLDSAAMIGNSMGGVVAVNVAMQHPQRVEKIIAIGGVGHSLLAVNPSEGTRLLSEFADAPSREGLQRWLRCMIYDPKMITDDLVEERWNAATEPAAQASLKAMYGSEALALQQQFMENSPTPPYWSMLHKVKSPVLMTWGADDRQCPTDMALIPLRQIPNAELHVFPKCGHWVMYEAKEAFERVTLEFLHR; this is encoded by the coding sequence GTGGATGTCACTTACGAGAACACCCGACGCGAAATCACCACCGACAAAGGCGTTCTGCGCTACCACGAAGCCGGCGACGGGCCTCCCCTACTGCTGCTGCACGGGTCCGGGATCGGCGTCAACGGGTGGCGGAACTTTCGGGCCAACCTCGGGTTCTATGCCGACCACTTCCATTGCTACGTCCTCGAATTCCCGGGATTCGGGGTCAGCGATCCGGTGCCCGGACATCCGGTGCTCACCGCCGTCGACTCCGTCGTACGGTTCATGGATGCCCTCGGCCTCGACTCCGCCGCCATGATCGGCAACTCCATGGGCGGAGTCGTCGCGGTCAATGTCGCCATGCAGCATCCGCAGCGCGTGGAGAAGATCATCGCGATCGGCGGGGTCGGGCACAGCCTGCTCGCGGTCAACCCGAGCGAAGGAACTCGGCTGCTGTCGGAGTTCGCCGACGCGCCCTCACGCGAAGGGCTGCAGCGCTGGCTGCGGTGCATGATCTACGACCCCAAGATGATCACCGACGACCTCGTCGAGGAACGGTGGAACGCCGCCACCGAGCCGGCCGCCCAGGCCAGCCTGAAAGCCATGTACGGGTCCGAAGCGCTTGCGCTGCAACAGCAGTTCATGGAGAACTCCCCCACCCCGCCCTACTGGTCCATGCTGCACAAGGTGAAGAGCCCGGTGCTGATGACCTGGGGCGCCGACGACCGCCAGTGCCCGACCGACATGGCGCTCATCCCCCTGCGCCAGATCCCCAACGCCGAACTACACGTCTTCCCCAAATGCGGGCACTGGGTCATGTACGAGGCCAAGGAAGCCTTCGAACGCGTCACCCTCGAATTCCTGCACCGCTGA
- a CDS encoding DUF4232 domain-containing protein has product MGIKSLVVVALAAGVVLTATGCDPSDTPKPLPTTAPAGQTTPATAQPTQPGQDTQPGGNSPGTTDAPAPTTGAPAGDPATPAPGGPEKCKTSQLILDKGYGGQIGGTWFLKFINKSSTPCVLEGFPGVSQTNGPQGDPVGEPADRDKGPQAPQVTPVTLTANGGAAKFEFISYPKQVNACDALRTNTLRVYPPDNTESLTLPWDNLICPSPQRMLLVRAITPA; this is encoded by the coding sequence ATGGGAATCAAGTCACTGGTTGTCGTCGCACTCGCCGCGGGAGTCGTTCTCACCGCCACGGGTTGCGACCCGAGCGACACCCCCAAGCCCCTGCCCACCACCGCCCCCGCCGGCCAGACCACACCGGCCACGGCGCAACCCACCCAACCGGGCCAGGACACCCAACCCGGCGGCAACAGCCCCGGCACGACCGACGCCCCGGCCCCCACGACCGGAGCCCCCGCCGGTGACCCGGCCACGCCGGCCCCCGGCGGCCCCGAGAAATGCAAAACCTCCCAGCTGATCCTGGACAAGGGCTACGGCGGCCAGATCGGCGGCACCTGGTTCCTGAAATTCATCAACAAGAGCTCCACCCCCTGCGTCCTGGAAGGCTTCCCGGGCGTCTCGCAAACCAACGGCCCCCAGGGCGACCCGGTCGGCGAACCCGCCGACCGCGACAAGGGCCCCCAAGCCCCGCAGGTCACCCCCGTCACCCTGACCGCCAACGGCGGCGCCGCCAAGTTCGAATTCATCAGCTACCCCAAACAGGTCAACGCCTGCGACGCCCTGCGCACCAACACCCTGCGCGTCTACCCGCCCGACAACACCGAATCCCTCACCCTGCCCTGGGACAACCTGATCTGCCCGAGCCCCCAGCGCATGCTGCTGGTCCGCGCGATCACCCCCGCCTGA
- a CDS encoding VOC family protein — MQLLRIHHAAIIATDYGKSKAFYTEILGLRILAENYRAERHSYKLDLALPDGSQIELFSFPEPPPRPSRPEAAGLRHLAFAVPDVEQALAELRGRGVAVEEVRVDEYTGKRFAFFFDPDGLPLELYEE; from the coding sequence GTGCAGCTGCTGCGAATCCACCACGCCGCGATCATCGCCACCGACTACGGAAAATCGAAGGCGTTCTATACCGAAATCCTCGGCTTGCGGATCCTCGCCGAGAACTATCGGGCTGAAAGGCACTCGTACAAGCTCGATCTCGCGTTGCCCGACGGCAGTCAGATCGAGTTGTTCTCGTTCCCCGAGCCCCCGCCGCGGCCCTCCCGGCCCGAGGCTGCCGGCCTGCGGCACCTGGCTTTTGCTGTGCCCGATGTGGAGCAGGCCCTGGCTGAGCTGCGGGGGAGGGGAGTGGCGGTCGAGGAGGTGCGGGTGGATGAGTACACGGGGAAGCGGTTCGCCTTCTTCTTCGACCCCGACGGACTGCCACTGGAACTGTACGAGGAGTGA
- a CDS encoding site-specific integrase: MERAIVTAPSVEMRSDLCLGTAREAAEQFLCSIDSFNTFRAYRIAILRTVEWVENNGSADTGGTDRLLASVTPEEIGQAMVSLWSAARSSTWNARRAAVLCWLSWCRERGWTAPTMPADLSRVKPVPEPVTVLSRVAIESLTAREAIHLREKALWWMIFETCARPRELLQADIEHLDLVERSCRVRSRRSGHGSGRPVESTLRWGPMTDQFLPRLLRDRTQGPVFVTHRRPRAGKLVGCGDLCPHTGLARLSYDQARYLLDSVTAVDGLGTGWRLHHLRDSGLAHLAASGIDVGELMSKARHRRPGQLRRYMMPSESKLMEL; this comes from the coding sequence ATGGAACGGGCCATTGTGACGGCGCCATCGGTGGAGATGCGCTCAGACCTGTGCCTGGGTACCGCGAGGGAAGCCGCGGAGCAGTTCCTGTGCTCGATCGACTCGTTCAACACCTTCCGCGCCTACCGTATTGCAATACTCCGGACGGTCGAGTGGGTCGAAAACAACGGTTCGGCCGACACCGGGGGAACGGATCGGCTCCTGGCGTCGGTTACCCCCGAGGAAATCGGTCAGGCCATGGTCTCGTTGTGGTCGGCGGCGAGGAGTAGTACCTGGAACGCGCGTCGCGCGGCGGTGCTCTGCTGGTTGAGTTGGTGCCGCGAGCGGGGCTGGACAGCACCTACGATGCCGGCAGACCTGTCCAGGGTGAAACCTGTGCCCGAGCCGGTGACTGTGCTTTCGCGAGTGGCGATCGAAAGCCTCACCGCCCGTGAGGCAATCCACCTGCGCGAGAAGGCGCTGTGGTGGATGATCTTCGAGACGTGCGCTCGCCCCCGCGAACTGCTTCAGGCCGATATCGAACACCTCGACCTGGTGGAGCGTAGCTGCCGAGTGCGGTCGCGCCGGTCGGGTCACGGCAGTGGCCGCCCCGTGGAGTCGACACTGCGTTGGGGGCCGATGACCGACCAGTTTCTTCCTCGGTTACTGCGGGACCGGACGCAGGGCCCGGTATTCGTCACGCACCGTCGGCCCCGCGCGGGGAAGCTCGTGGGCTGCGGTGATCTGTGTCCCCATACCGGTCTGGCGAGGCTGTCGTACGACCAGGCCAGATATCTGCTCGACAGCGTGACCGCGGTGGACGGACTCGGTACCGGATGGAGACTGCATCACCTTCGTGACTCGGGTTTGGCCCATCTTGCTGCCTCGGGCATCGACGTGGGTGAACTCATGAGCAAGGCCCGCCACCGCAGACCGGGCCAGCTCCGCCGTTACATGATGCCGTCCGAATCGAAGCTCATGGAACTGTAG
- a CDS encoding dihydrodipicolinate reductase → MNKGDTVNKRIVLWGTGVVGSMVLTEILRHPNFELVGVGVSNPDKVGRDAGDLCGAAKTGVLATDSVDELIALRPDAVVHYGPTAAFADENMRVIGAFLRAGIDVCSTAMTPWVWPQMKQLPAVWRDPITEACEAGGASCFTTGIDPGFANDLFPLTLMGLCGEVQSVRASELLDYTDYEGDYEFEMGIGHPPEFQALLEHPDMLIMAWGATVPMIAAAAGIELDAITTTWDKWVTPTDRPSAKGGVKAGTVAAIRFTINGVYNGREVITLEHVNRIGLDAAPDWPAGTKDDVYRVDVLGSPSISQETSFRFTDGSGRTPAVAGCLSTGMRALNAVAAVNALPPGWVTPLDLPLIPGLGTIR, encoded by the coding sequence ATGAACAAGGGAGACACCGTGAACAAGCGCATCGTGCTGTGGGGGACCGGCGTCGTCGGCTCCATGGTGCTCACCGAAATCCTGCGCCACCCCAACTTCGAACTCGTCGGCGTCGGCGTCAGCAACCCCGACAAGGTCGGCCGCGACGCCGGAGACCTGTGCGGGGCCGCGAAAACCGGTGTCCTGGCCACCGATTCGGTCGACGAACTCATCGCGCTGCGCCCCGACGCCGTCGTCCACTACGGACCCACCGCCGCCTTCGCCGACGAGAACATGCGCGTCATCGGCGCCTTCCTGCGCGCGGGCATCGACGTCTGCTCGACCGCCATGACCCCGTGGGTGTGGCCGCAGATGAAACAACTGCCCGCCGTGTGGCGCGACCCGATCACCGAGGCGTGCGAGGCCGGGGGAGCGTCGTGCTTCACCACCGGCATCGACCCCGGCTTCGCCAACGACCTGTTCCCGCTCACCCTGATGGGCCTGTGTGGTGAAGTGCAGTCCGTGCGCGCCTCCGAACTGCTCGACTACACCGACTACGAAGGCGACTACGAATTCGAGATGGGCATCGGCCACCCACCCGAATTCCAAGCCCTGCTCGAACACCCCGACATGCTCATCATGGCGTGGGGCGCAACGGTTCCCATGATCGCCGCGGCCGCCGGCATCGAGCTCGACGCCATCACCACCACCTGGGACAAATGGGTCACCCCGACCGACCGCCCCTCCGCCAAGGGCGGCGTGAAAGCGGGCACTGTCGCCGCCATCCGTTTCACCATCAACGGCGTCTACAACGGCCGTGAGGTGATCACCCTCGAACACGTCAACCGCATCGGCCTCGACGCGGCGCCGGACTGGCCCGCCGGCACCAAGGACGACGTGTACCGCGTCGACGTCCTCGGCAGCCCTTCGATTTCCCAGGAAACCTCGTTCCGCTTCACTGACGGCTCCGGCCGCACCCCGGCGGTAGCGGGCTGCCTGTCCACCGGCATGCGAGCCCTCAACGCCGTCGCGGCCGTCAATGCCCTGCCGCCGGGTTGGGTGACGCCGCTGGATCTTCCGTTGATCCCGGGGCTCGGCACGATTCGCTGA
- a CDS encoding peptidylprolyl isomerase, with protein MTKVLLKTSAGDITLELDDAKAPKTVANFVDYVKAGHYADTVFHRVIPNFMIQGGGLTANMQQKPAPNTVENEAANGLKNDKYTVAMARTSAPHSASAQFFINTSNNNFLNYPGQDGFGYAVFGKVVDGEAVVDAIEGVQTGNKSGHQDVPVEAITILSAELV; from the coding sequence ATGACCAAAGTGCTCCTGAAGACCTCCGCCGGGGACATCACCCTGGAACTGGACGACGCCAAGGCACCCAAGACCGTTGCCAACTTCGTCGACTACGTGAAGGCGGGCCACTACGCGGACACCGTGTTCCACCGCGTCATCCCGAACTTCATGATTCAGGGCGGCGGCCTGACTGCGAACATGCAGCAGAAGCCGGCCCCGAACACGGTCGAGAACGAGGCCGCCAACGGCCTCAAGAACGACAAGTACACCGTCGCCATGGCGCGCACCTCGGCCCCGCATTCGGCCAGCGCGCAGTTCTTCATCAACACCAGCAACAACAACTTCCTGAACTACCCGGGCCAGGACGGCTTCGGGTACGCGGTGTTCGGGAAGGTCGTCGACGGCGAGGCTGTCGTGGACGCCATCGAGGGTGTGCAGACCGGCAACAAGTCCGGCCACCAGGATGTGCCGGTCGAGGCCATCACCATTCTGTCCGCCGAGCTGGTCTGA
- a CDS encoding TIGR03619 family F420-dependent LLM class oxidoreductase — protein sequence MRFHFTEAAGDPAHWLPLARAVEDAGFTGICLADSLAYPSESDATYPYTDDGNREFLRGKAFIEPLVLAAALTAATTRLHVTPFVLKLPVRPPVLVAKQAASIAALSGNRLSLGVGISPWPQDFTMMGVPLPHRGRRLDECIDIVRGLCGGGPFQHHGEFYDIPEIEINPVPTQPLPILLGGHSDAALRRSVIRGDGWMSAGASPADLDTMLAKLSTLRRELAPDKTFRTFAVSRDAFTPAGIVRLAQSGVTDAIIGFRGLHEPGPDHRTLDERIEQIQKFAATVIAETGTAA from the coding sequence TTGCGTTTCCACTTCACCGAAGCCGCCGGTGACCCGGCGCACTGGCTGCCGCTGGCCCGCGCCGTCGAGGACGCCGGATTCACCGGCATCTGCCTGGCCGACAGCCTCGCCTACCCCTCCGAATCCGACGCCACCTACCCGTACACCGACGACGGCAACCGAGAATTCCTGCGCGGCAAAGCCTTCATCGAACCTCTGGTCCTGGCCGCCGCCCTGACCGCGGCCACCACCCGCCTGCACGTGACACCGTTCGTGCTGAAACTGCCCGTGCGCCCCCCGGTCCTGGTCGCCAAGCAAGCAGCCTCCATTGCCGCGCTCAGCGGCAACCGCCTCTCGCTCGGCGTCGGAATCAGCCCGTGGCCGCAAGACTTCACCATGATGGGCGTGCCCTTGCCGCACCGCGGCCGCCGCCTCGACGAATGCATCGACATCGTGCGCGGACTGTGCGGGGGAGGACCCTTCCAGCATCATGGCGAGTTCTACGACATCCCCGAGATCGAAATCAACCCCGTCCCCACCCAGCCCCTGCCGATCCTGCTCGGTGGCCACAGCGACGCGGCCCTCCGCCGCTCGGTCATCCGCGGTGACGGCTGGATGAGCGCCGGCGCCTCACCCGCCGACCTCGACACCATGCTCGCCAAACTGTCGACCCTGCGTCGAGAACTGGCCCCGGACAAAACCTTCCGCACCTTCGCAGTCTCCCGCGACGCGTTCACCCCCGCCGGCATCGTCCGCCTCGCGCAGTCCGGCGTCACCGACGCCATCATCGGCTTCCGCGGCCTGCACGAGCCCGGCCCCGACCACCGCACCCTCGACGAGCGCATCGAACAGATCCAGAAGTTCGCCGCCACCGTGATCGCCGAAACCGGCACCGCCGCCTGA
- a CDS encoding metal-dependent hydrolase, whose product MLGHSHATSGALAWSAAAAALPFTVLTYPVVQSGAIGSVDLVMGTFLTAGAALLPDADHPSGTISHVLGPISHYACKFISWISGGHRHGTHSFAFVAAVTYGTWAGEHLLGRNFTLALVFFLLALAVKALGLAPTGDGLKSWGTVVILAVCGTFAIDHWISDKPLWLPFSVGLGALAHLIGDCLTDRGCRLLWPLKLRTRIPIIDHTGNKMETMVLVPLFALATLGLLWYTITHQP is encoded by the coding sequence GTGCTAGGACATTCACATGCGACCAGCGGCGCACTCGCCTGGTCGGCGGCAGCCGCTGCGCTACCGTTCACCGTCTTGACCTATCCCGTAGTGCAATCCGGGGCCATCGGCTCCGTCGATCTGGTGATGGGCACCTTCCTCACCGCGGGCGCCGCGCTGCTGCCCGACGCCGACCACCCCTCGGGAACCATTTCCCATGTGCTCGGGCCCATCTCGCACTACGCGTGCAAGTTCATCTCGTGGATCTCCGGCGGGCACCGCCACGGCACCCACTCCTTCGCCTTCGTCGCCGCCGTCACCTACGGCACCTGGGCCGGCGAACACCTGCTCGGCCGCAACTTCACCCTCGCCCTGGTGTTCTTCCTGCTCGCCCTCGCCGTCAAAGCCCTCGGACTGGCGCCCACCGGCGACGGCCTCAAATCCTGGGGCACCGTCGTCATCCTCGCCGTCTGCGGCACCTTCGCCATCGACCACTGGATCAGCGACAAACCCCTCTGGCTGCCCTTCTCCGTCGGACTCGGCGCCCTCGCCCACCTCATCGGCGACTGCCTCACCGACCGCGGCTGCCGCCTGCTGTGGCCACTGAAACTGCGCACCCGCATCCCGATCATCGACCACACCGGCAACAAGATGGAAACCATGGTGCTGGTGCCACTGTTCGCCCTCGCCACCCTCGGCCTGCTCTGGTACACGATCACCCACCAGCCGTGA
- a CDS encoding SDR family oxidoreductase, with the protein MSAVPTPAYRPVPLLAGKVVVISGVGPGLGHSLAIEAAHMGATLALAGRTEKRLHEYADEISALGGTALVVRADITDETQRRNLAETVVAELGRVDCLINNAFAIPPMYPITQIEVEALRNANETNVFAPLRLSALFADALAATGGSIIMLNSCVSYSSQPEYSGYKLSKGALAHLASSLATELGPRGIRVNSVAPSYVYEDINKAYFDWLASQAGVTHDDIYAQKAAPTDLGRLAAPEEVARAALFLASDLATAVTGQMLTVDCGEFHR; encoded by the coding sequence GTGTCAGCTGTCCCCACCCCCGCCTATCGCCCCGTGCCGCTGCTGGCCGGCAAGGTGGTCGTGATCTCCGGCGTCGGCCCCGGCCTGGGCCATTCCCTGGCCATCGAGGCCGCCCACATGGGCGCCACCCTCGCCCTGGCCGGACGCACCGAGAAACGCCTGCACGAATACGCCGACGAGATCAGCGCTCTCGGCGGCACCGCGCTGGTCGTGCGTGCCGACATCACCGACGAAACCCAACGCCGGAACCTGGCCGAGACCGTCGTCGCCGAACTGGGCCGCGTCGACTGCCTCATCAACAACGCCTTCGCCATCCCGCCCATGTACCCGATCACCCAGATCGAGGTCGAGGCGCTGCGAAACGCCAACGAGACCAACGTCTTCGCGCCCCTGCGGCTGTCCGCTCTGTTCGCTGATGCTCTCGCCGCCACCGGTGGCTCCATCATCATGCTCAACTCGTGCGTGTCCTACAGTTCCCAGCCCGAATACTCCGGCTACAAACTGTCCAAAGGCGCACTCGCCCACCTGGCGTCCTCGCTGGCCACCGAACTGGGGCCGCGCGGTATCCGCGTCAACTCCGTCGCGCCGTCGTATGTGTACGAGGACATCAACAAGGCCTACTTCGACTGGCTGGCCAGCCAAGCCGGCGTCACCCACGATGACATCTACGCCCAGAAGGCCGCACCCACCGACCTGGGCCGCCTCGCCGCGCCCGAAGAGGTCGCGCGCGCCGCCCTGTTCCTGGCCAGCGACCTCGCCACCGCCGTCACCGGCCAGATGCTCACCGTCGACTGCGGCGAGTTCCACCGATGA